A DNA window from Coffea arabica cultivar ET-39 chromosome 6c, Coffea Arabica ET-39 HiFi, whole genome shotgun sequence contains the following coding sequences:
- the LOC113691280 gene encoding uncharacterized protein isoform X2, translating into MAATAITIDGGNRIQTYEDFVKVHAVLLAASGIPQSLYPKLFDKLTNETFDGGNYFQIEPVEEVEGRQRRLVFTSEFLGKESNLFVVDHAWTFRLSDAYKQLQEIPGLAERMAALMCVDIDLDGEAKSGGLDEIDTTKLSAVDIVERELCGIRDGRADGLRWLELEELDIDDDVLVSLDLPSKFPTLIALSLCDNKLENVEVVAKEITQFKHLRALWLNNNPVLERGSMADTILQCCPELEIYNSHFTANYGKWALGFCGGIYHKENSGHNLQGDCPFESLTSLDLSNRSIHNLINKAFSPAELPCLSYLNLHGNPLDENSVGDLLDLLGVFSSLQALDVDIPGPLGDSAVEILESLPQLSLLNGVDAARISESEKSVIDSMLQPRLPEWTAGEPISDRVISAMWLFLMTYRLADEEKVDETSVWYVMDELGSALWHSDEPNFSVSPFLYMPGGDLASAVSYSIVWPIANIERGDECTRDFLFGIGEEKQRSARLTAWFHTPQNYFIREYEKQRLKLQSKKFHPLPVVSSTTKALYGSDGTALRVYTDIPQVEEFLTRPEFIITSEPKDADIIWTSMQVDEEMRKAVGLNEQQFINQFPFEACLVMKHHLAETIQKAHGSPEWLQPTYNLETELTQLIGDYCIRERERLNNLWILKPWNMARTIDTTVTGNLSAIIRLMETGPKVCQKYIEHPALLNGRKFDIRYIVLVRSMNPLEIFLADTFWVRLANNTYSLDKHSLFEYETHFTVMNYRGRLNHMNTSEFVKEFEKEHHVNWMDIHSRVSRMIRSIFESAAAVHPEMQSPTSRAIYGVDVMLDRHFQPKILEVTYCPDCTRACKYDTEPVIRAGGFVKGSDFFNYVFGCLFLNETAHVSPL; encoded by the exons ATGGCTGCCACCGCCATCACTATCGACGGTGGCAACAGAATCCAAACCTACGAGGATTTTGTAAAAGTTCATGCTGTATTACTTGCAGCCTCTGGAATCCCACAATCACTTTACCCCAAACTCTTCGATAAGCTCACAAATGAGACTTTCGATGGCGGCAACTATTTCCAGATTGAGCCAGTGGAGGAGGTTGAAGGCCGCCAGAGGAGGCTTGTGTTCACCTCGGAGTTTCTGGGCAAGGAGTCTAATCTTTTTGTTGTCGACCATGCTTGGACATTTCGACTTTCTGATGCTTATAAGCAG TTGCAGGAGATTCCCGGATTGGCGGAAAGAATGGCTGCATTGATGTGTGTGGACATTGATTTGGATGGAGAGGCTAAAAGCGGAGGTCTAGATGAAATCGATACTACTAAACTGAGtgctgtggatattgtggagaGAGAATTATGTGGAATCAGAGATGGCCGAGCTGATGGTCTGAGGTGGTTGGAACTTGAGGAACTTGACATTGATGATGATGTTCTTGTTTCTCTTGATTTGCCTAGTAAATTTCCT ACATTAATTGCACTAAGCCTGTGTGACAACAAACTCGAGAACGTTGAAGTAGTTGCAAAAGAAATTACCCAATTCAAGCACCTCAGAGCCCTATGGCTGAACAATAATCCAGTACTGGAGAGGGG TTCTATGGCTGATACCATTCTTCAATGTTGCCCCGAACTGGAAATTTATAACTCACACTTTACTGCTAATTATGGTAAATGGGCACTTGGATTTTGTGGAGGAATATATCACAAAGAAAATTCTGGCCACAATCTCCAAGGTGACTGTCCATTCGAGAGTTTGACATCTTTAGACCTTTCAAATAGGAGCATACACAATCTCATCAACAAG GCATTTTCCCCTGCTGAATTGCCATGCCTTTCATATTTGAATCTTCATGGAAACCCATTAGATGAAAATTCAGTTGGTGATCTGCTGGACCTACTTGGAGTATTCAGCAGCTTACAAGCCCTTGAT GTTGATATTCCAGGCCCACTTGGAGATAGTGCTGTAGAAATTCTCGAGTCCCTTCCTCAACTTTCTTTACTGAATGGTGTTGATGCAGCCAGAATATCGGAGTCTGAGAAATCTGTGATTGATTCAATGTTACAACCACGGCTTCCAGAGTGGACAGCTGGTGAACCCATTTCTGACCGTGTTATTAGTGCAATGTGGCTATTCTTAATGACATACAGACTTGCAGATGAGGAAAAAGTAGATGAAACTTCTGTATG GTATGTGATGGATGAACTAGGTTCAGCTTTGTGGCATAGTGATGAACCAAATTTTAGTGTCTCTCCTTTTCTATACATGCCGGGGGGTGACCTAGCATCAGCTGTGAG TTATTCAATTGTTTGGCCTATTGCGAACATAGAAAGAGGTGATGAGTGCACTCGTGATTTCCTTTTTGGCATTGGAGAGGAAAAGCAGCGGTCTGCTAGACTTACTGCATGGTTCCATACCCCTCAAAATTATTTTATCAGA GAGTATGAGAAACAGAGGCTGAAATTGCAATCAAAGAAGTTTCATCCCCTGCCAGTTGTATCTTCTACAACAAAAGCATTGTACGGGAGTGATGGAACTGCCTTGCGCGTTTACACAGATATACCTCAAGTGGAGGAATTTTTGACCCGGCCTGAATTCATAATCA CATCTGAGCCAAAGGATGCAGATATTATATGGACAAGCATGCAGGTAGATGAGGAAATGAGGAAAGCTGTGGGCCTGAATGAGCAGCAGTTCATTAATCAATTTCCTTTTGAAGCTTGCCTTGTCATGAAACATCATTTAGCAGAAACTATTCAGAAG GCTCATGGATCTCCTGAATGGCTTCAGCCTACTTATAATCTTGAGACAGAGCTTACTCAACTCATTGGCGATTATTGCATCCGTGAAAGGGAAAGATTGAACAATTTATGGATATTAAAGCCATGGAATATGGCAAGAACGATTGATACTACTGTGACTGGAAATTTATCTGCAATTATCCGTCTGATGGAGACAGGTCCAAAAGTATGTCAGAAATATATTGAGCATCCTGCATTGCTCAATGGGAGGAAGTTTGATATTCGTTATATTGTTTTGGTGCGCAGCATGAATCCATTGGAAATTTTTCTTGCTGACACTTTCTGG GTTCGATTGGCAAACAACACTTATTCTCTGGACAAACATAGTCTTTTTGAGTATGAAACACACTTTACTGTTATG AATTACAGAGGAAGATTGAATCACATGAATACATCAGAGTTCGTTAAGGAGTTTGAGAAGGAGCATCATG TTAACTGGATGGATATTCATTCACGAGTGTCAAGGATGATCAGATCCATTTTTGAATCAGCAGCAGCAGTTCATCCAGAAATGCAGAGTCCAACATCAAGGGCCATTTATGGGGTGGATGTCATGCTTGACCGCCATTTCCAACCTAAAATATTGGAG GTGACGTACTGTCCTGACTGTACTAGGGCTTGCAAGTATGATACTGAACCAGTGATCAGGGCAGGAGGATTTGTTAAAGGCAGTGACTTTTTTAATTATGTGTTTGGCTGTCTTTTTCTAAATGAAACTGCTCATGTATCCCCATTGTAG
- the LOC113691280 gene encoding uncharacterized protein isoform X3, whose amino-acid sequence MAATAITIDGGNRIQTYEDFVKVHAVLLAASGIPQSLYPKLFDKLTNETFDGGNYFQIEPVEEVEGRQRRLVFTSEFLGKESNLFVVDHAWTFRLSDAYKQLQEIPGLAERMAALMCVDIDLDGEAKSGGLDEIDTTKLSAVDIVERELCGIRDGRADGLRWLELEELDIDDDVLVSLDLPSKFPTLIALSLCDNKLENVEVVAKEITQFKHLRALWLNNNPVLERGDSSMADTILQCCPELEIYNSHFTANYGKWALGFCGGIYHKENSGHNLQGDCPFESLTSLDLSNRSIHNLINKAFSPAELPCLSYLNLHGNPLDENSVGDLLDLLGVDIPGPLGDSAVEILESLPQLSLLNGVDAARISESEKSVIDSMLQPRLPEWTAGEPISDRVISAMWLFLMTYRLADEEKVDETSVWYVMDELGSALWHSDEPNFSVSPFLYMPGGDLASAVSYSIVWPIANIERGDECTRDFLFGIGEEKQRSARLTAWFHTPQNYFIREYEKQRLKLQSKKFHPLPVVSSTTKALYGSDGTALRVYTDIPQVEEFLTRPEFIITSEPKDADIIWTSMQVDEEMRKAVGLNEQQFINQFPFEACLVMKHHLAETIQKAHGSPEWLQPTYNLETELTQLIGDYCIRERERLNNLWILKPWNMARTIDTTVTGNLSAIIRLMETGPKVCQKYIEHPALLNGRKFDIRYIVLVRSMNPLEIFLADTFWVRLANNTYSLDKHSLFEYETHFTVMNYRGRLNHMNTSEFVKEFEKEHHVNWMDIHSRVSRMIRSIFESAAAVHPEMQSPTSRAIYGVDVMLDRHFQPKILEVTYCPDCTRACKYDTEPVIRAGGFVKGSDFFNYVFGCLFLNETAHVSPL is encoded by the exons ATGGCTGCCACCGCCATCACTATCGACGGTGGCAACAGAATCCAAACCTACGAGGATTTTGTAAAAGTTCATGCTGTATTACTTGCAGCCTCTGGAATCCCACAATCACTTTACCCCAAACTCTTCGATAAGCTCACAAATGAGACTTTCGATGGCGGCAACTATTTCCAGATTGAGCCAGTGGAGGAGGTTGAAGGCCGCCAGAGGAGGCTTGTGTTCACCTCGGAGTTTCTGGGCAAGGAGTCTAATCTTTTTGTTGTCGACCATGCTTGGACATTTCGACTTTCTGATGCTTATAAGCAG TTGCAGGAGATTCCCGGATTGGCGGAAAGAATGGCTGCATTGATGTGTGTGGACATTGATTTGGATGGAGAGGCTAAAAGCGGAGGTCTAGATGAAATCGATACTACTAAACTGAGtgctgtggatattgtggagaGAGAATTATGTGGAATCAGAGATGGCCGAGCTGATGGTCTGAGGTGGTTGGAACTTGAGGAACTTGACATTGATGATGATGTTCTTGTTTCTCTTGATTTGCCTAGTAAATTTCCT ACATTAATTGCACTAAGCCTGTGTGACAACAAACTCGAGAACGTTGAAGTAGTTGCAAAAGAAATTACCCAATTCAAGCACCTCAGAGCCCTATGGCTGAACAATAATCCAGTACTGGAGAGGGG AGACAGTTCTATGGCTGATACCATTCTTCAATGTTGCCCCGAACTGGAAATTTATAACTCACACTTTACTGCTAATTATGGTAAATGGGCACTTGGATTTTGTGGAGGAATATATCACAAAGAAAATTCTGGCCACAATCTCCAAGGTGACTGTCCATTCGAGAGTTTGACATCTTTAGACCTTTCAAATAGGAGCATACACAATCTCATCAACAAG GCATTTTCCCCTGCTGAATTGCCATGCCTTTCATATTTGAATCTTCATGGAAACCCATTAGATGAAAATTCAGTTGGTGATCTGCTGGACCTACTTGGA GTTGATATTCCAGGCCCACTTGGAGATAGTGCTGTAGAAATTCTCGAGTCCCTTCCTCAACTTTCTTTACTGAATGGTGTTGATGCAGCCAGAATATCGGAGTCTGAGAAATCTGTGATTGATTCAATGTTACAACCACGGCTTCCAGAGTGGACAGCTGGTGAACCCATTTCTGACCGTGTTATTAGTGCAATGTGGCTATTCTTAATGACATACAGACTTGCAGATGAGGAAAAAGTAGATGAAACTTCTGTATG GTATGTGATGGATGAACTAGGTTCAGCTTTGTGGCATAGTGATGAACCAAATTTTAGTGTCTCTCCTTTTCTATACATGCCGGGGGGTGACCTAGCATCAGCTGTGAG TTATTCAATTGTTTGGCCTATTGCGAACATAGAAAGAGGTGATGAGTGCACTCGTGATTTCCTTTTTGGCATTGGAGAGGAAAAGCAGCGGTCTGCTAGACTTACTGCATGGTTCCATACCCCTCAAAATTATTTTATCAGA GAGTATGAGAAACAGAGGCTGAAATTGCAATCAAAGAAGTTTCATCCCCTGCCAGTTGTATCTTCTACAACAAAAGCATTGTACGGGAGTGATGGAACTGCCTTGCGCGTTTACACAGATATACCTCAAGTGGAGGAATTTTTGACCCGGCCTGAATTCATAATCA CATCTGAGCCAAAGGATGCAGATATTATATGGACAAGCATGCAGGTAGATGAGGAAATGAGGAAAGCTGTGGGCCTGAATGAGCAGCAGTTCATTAATCAATTTCCTTTTGAAGCTTGCCTTGTCATGAAACATCATTTAGCAGAAACTATTCAGAAG GCTCATGGATCTCCTGAATGGCTTCAGCCTACTTATAATCTTGAGACAGAGCTTACTCAACTCATTGGCGATTATTGCATCCGTGAAAGGGAAAGATTGAACAATTTATGGATATTAAAGCCATGGAATATGGCAAGAACGATTGATACTACTGTGACTGGAAATTTATCTGCAATTATCCGTCTGATGGAGACAGGTCCAAAAGTATGTCAGAAATATATTGAGCATCCTGCATTGCTCAATGGGAGGAAGTTTGATATTCGTTATATTGTTTTGGTGCGCAGCATGAATCCATTGGAAATTTTTCTTGCTGACACTTTCTGG GTTCGATTGGCAAACAACACTTATTCTCTGGACAAACATAGTCTTTTTGAGTATGAAACACACTTTACTGTTATG AATTACAGAGGAAGATTGAATCACATGAATACATCAGAGTTCGTTAAGGAGTTTGAGAAGGAGCATCATG TTAACTGGATGGATATTCATTCACGAGTGTCAAGGATGATCAGATCCATTTTTGAATCAGCAGCAGCAGTTCATCCAGAAATGCAGAGTCCAACATCAAGGGCCATTTATGGGGTGGATGTCATGCTTGACCGCCATTTCCAACCTAAAATATTGGAG GTGACGTACTGTCCTGACTGTACTAGGGCTTGCAAGTATGATACTGAACCAGTGATCAGGGCAGGAGGATTTGTTAAAGGCAGTGACTTTTTTAATTATGTGTTTGGCTGTCTTTTTCTAAATGAAACTGCTCATGTATCCCCATTGTAG
- the LOC113691280 gene encoding uncharacterized protein isoform X4 → MAATAITIDGGNRIQTYEDFVKVHAVLLAASGIPQSLYPKLFDKLTNETFDGGNYFQIEPVEEVEGRQRRLVFTSEFLGKESNLFVVDHAWTFRLSDAYKQLQEIPGLAERMAALMCVDIDLDGEAKSGGLDEIDTTKLSAVDIVERELCGIRDGRADGLRWLELEELDIDDDVLVSLDLPSKFPTLIALSLCDNKLENVEVVAKEITQFKHLRALWLNNNPVLERGDSSMADTILQCCPELEIYNSHFTANYGKWALGFCGGIYHKENSGHNLQGDCPFESLTSLDLSNRSIHNLINKVDIPGPLGDSAVEILESLPQLSLLNGVDAARISESEKSVIDSMLQPRLPEWTAGEPISDRVISAMWLFLMTYRLADEEKVDETSVWYVMDELGSALWHSDEPNFSVSPFLYMPGGDLASAVSYSIVWPIANIERGDECTRDFLFGIGEEKQRSARLTAWFHTPQNYFIREYEKQRLKLQSKKFHPLPVVSSTTKALYGSDGTALRVYTDIPQVEEFLTRPEFIITSEPKDADIIWTSMQVDEEMRKAVGLNEQQFINQFPFEACLVMKHHLAETIQKAHGSPEWLQPTYNLETELTQLIGDYCIRERERLNNLWILKPWNMARTIDTTVTGNLSAIIRLMETGPKVCQKYIEHPALLNGRKFDIRYIVLVRSMNPLEIFLADTFWVRLANNTYSLDKHSLFEYETHFTVMNYRGRLNHMNTSEFVKEFEKEHHVNWMDIHSRVSRMIRSIFESAAAVHPEMQSPTSRAIYGVDVMLDRHFQPKILEVTYCPDCTRACKYDTEPVIRAGGFVKGSDFFNYVFGCLFLNETAHVSPL, encoded by the exons ATGGCTGCCACCGCCATCACTATCGACGGTGGCAACAGAATCCAAACCTACGAGGATTTTGTAAAAGTTCATGCTGTATTACTTGCAGCCTCTGGAATCCCACAATCACTTTACCCCAAACTCTTCGATAAGCTCACAAATGAGACTTTCGATGGCGGCAACTATTTCCAGATTGAGCCAGTGGAGGAGGTTGAAGGCCGCCAGAGGAGGCTTGTGTTCACCTCGGAGTTTCTGGGCAAGGAGTCTAATCTTTTTGTTGTCGACCATGCTTGGACATTTCGACTTTCTGATGCTTATAAGCAG TTGCAGGAGATTCCCGGATTGGCGGAAAGAATGGCTGCATTGATGTGTGTGGACATTGATTTGGATGGAGAGGCTAAAAGCGGAGGTCTAGATGAAATCGATACTACTAAACTGAGtgctgtggatattgtggagaGAGAATTATGTGGAATCAGAGATGGCCGAGCTGATGGTCTGAGGTGGTTGGAACTTGAGGAACTTGACATTGATGATGATGTTCTTGTTTCTCTTGATTTGCCTAGTAAATTTCCT ACATTAATTGCACTAAGCCTGTGTGACAACAAACTCGAGAACGTTGAAGTAGTTGCAAAAGAAATTACCCAATTCAAGCACCTCAGAGCCCTATGGCTGAACAATAATCCAGTACTGGAGAGGGG AGACAGTTCTATGGCTGATACCATTCTTCAATGTTGCCCCGAACTGGAAATTTATAACTCACACTTTACTGCTAATTATGGTAAATGGGCACTTGGATTTTGTGGAGGAATATATCACAAAGAAAATTCTGGCCACAATCTCCAAGGTGACTGTCCATTCGAGAGTTTGACATCTTTAGACCTTTCAAATAGGAGCATACACAATCTCATCAACAAG GTTGATATTCCAGGCCCACTTGGAGATAGTGCTGTAGAAATTCTCGAGTCCCTTCCTCAACTTTCTTTACTGAATGGTGTTGATGCAGCCAGAATATCGGAGTCTGAGAAATCTGTGATTGATTCAATGTTACAACCACGGCTTCCAGAGTGGACAGCTGGTGAACCCATTTCTGACCGTGTTATTAGTGCAATGTGGCTATTCTTAATGACATACAGACTTGCAGATGAGGAAAAAGTAGATGAAACTTCTGTATG GTATGTGATGGATGAACTAGGTTCAGCTTTGTGGCATAGTGATGAACCAAATTTTAGTGTCTCTCCTTTTCTATACATGCCGGGGGGTGACCTAGCATCAGCTGTGAG TTATTCAATTGTTTGGCCTATTGCGAACATAGAAAGAGGTGATGAGTGCACTCGTGATTTCCTTTTTGGCATTGGAGAGGAAAAGCAGCGGTCTGCTAGACTTACTGCATGGTTCCATACCCCTCAAAATTATTTTATCAGA GAGTATGAGAAACAGAGGCTGAAATTGCAATCAAAGAAGTTTCATCCCCTGCCAGTTGTATCTTCTACAACAAAAGCATTGTACGGGAGTGATGGAACTGCCTTGCGCGTTTACACAGATATACCTCAAGTGGAGGAATTTTTGACCCGGCCTGAATTCATAATCA CATCTGAGCCAAAGGATGCAGATATTATATGGACAAGCATGCAGGTAGATGAGGAAATGAGGAAAGCTGTGGGCCTGAATGAGCAGCAGTTCATTAATCAATTTCCTTTTGAAGCTTGCCTTGTCATGAAACATCATTTAGCAGAAACTATTCAGAAG GCTCATGGATCTCCTGAATGGCTTCAGCCTACTTATAATCTTGAGACAGAGCTTACTCAACTCATTGGCGATTATTGCATCCGTGAAAGGGAAAGATTGAACAATTTATGGATATTAAAGCCATGGAATATGGCAAGAACGATTGATACTACTGTGACTGGAAATTTATCTGCAATTATCCGTCTGATGGAGACAGGTCCAAAAGTATGTCAGAAATATATTGAGCATCCTGCATTGCTCAATGGGAGGAAGTTTGATATTCGTTATATTGTTTTGGTGCGCAGCATGAATCCATTGGAAATTTTTCTTGCTGACACTTTCTGG GTTCGATTGGCAAACAACACTTATTCTCTGGACAAACATAGTCTTTTTGAGTATGAAACACACTTTACTGTTATG AATTACAGAGGAAGATTGAATCACATGAATACATCAGAGTTCGTTAAGGAGTTTGAGAAGGAGCATCATG TTAACTGGATGGATATTCATTCACGAGTGTCAAGGATGATCAGATCCATTTTTGAATCAGCAGCAGCAGTTCATCCAGAAATGCAGAGTCCAACATCAAGGGCCATTTATGGGGTGGATGTCATGCTTGACCGCCATTTCCAACCTAAAATATTGGAG GTGACGTACTGTCCTGACTGTACTAGGGCTTGCAAGTATGATACTGAACCAGTGATCAGGGCAGGAGGATTTGTTAAAGGCAGTGACTTTTTTAATTATGTGTTTGGCTGTCTTTTTCTAAATGAAACTGCTCATGTATCCCCATTGTAG
- the LOC113691280 gene encoding uncharacterized protein isoform X1 → MAATAITIDGGNRIQTYEDFVKVHAVLLAASGIPQSLYPKLFDKLTNETFDGGNYFQIEPVEEVEGRQRRLVFTSEFLGKESNLFVVDHAWTFRLSDAYKQLQEIPGLAERMAALMCVDIDLDGEAKSGGLDEIDTTKLSAVDIVERELCGIRDGRADGLRWLELEELDIDDDVLVSLDLPSKFPTLIALSLCDNKLENVEVVAKEITQFKHLRALWLNNNPVLERGDSSMADTILQCCPELEIYNSHFTANYGKWALGFCGGIYHKENSGHNLQGDCPFESLTSLDLSNRSIHNLINKAFSPAELPCLSYLNLHGNPLDENSVGDLLDLLGVFSSLQALDVDIPGPLGDSAVEILESLPQLSLLNGVDAARISESEKSVIDSMLQPRLPEWTAGEPISDRVISAMWLFLMTYRLADEEKVDETSVWYVMDELGSALWHSDEPNFSVSPFLYMPGGDLASAVSYSIVWPIANIERGDECTRDFLFGIGEEKQRSARLTAWFHTPQNYFIREYEKQRLKLQSKKFHPLPVVSSTTKALYGSDGTALRVYTDIPQVEEFLTRPEFIITSEPKDADIIWTSMQVDEEMRKAVGLNEQQFINQFPFEACLVMKHHLAETIQKAHGSPEWLQPTYNLETELTQLIGDYCIRERERLNNLWILKPWNMARTIDTTVTGNLSAIIRLMETGPKVCQKYIEHPALLNGRKFDIRYIVLVRSMNPLEIFLADTFWVRLANNTYSLDKHSLFEYETHFTVMNYRGRLNHMNTSEFVKEFEKEHHVNWMDIHSRVSRMIRSIFESAAAVHPEMQSPTSRAIYGVDVMLDRHFQPKILEVTYCPDCTRACKYDTEPVIRAGGFVKGSDFFNYVFGCLFLNETAHVSPL, encoded by the exons ATGGCTGCCACCGCCATCACTATCGACGGTGGCAACAGAATCCAAACCTACGAGGATTTTGTAAAAGTTCATGCTGTATTACTTGCAGCCTCTGGAATCCCACAATCACTTTACCCCAAACTCTTCGATAAGCTCACAAATGAGACTTTCGATGGCGGCAACTATTTCCAGATTGAGCCAGTGGAGGAGGTTGAAGGCCGCCAGAGGAGGCTTGTGTTCACCTCGGAGTTTCTGGGCAAGGAGTCTAATCTTTTTGTTGTCGACCATGCTTGGACATTTCGACTTTCTGATGCTTATAAGCAG TTGCAGGAGATTCCCGGATTGGCGGAAAGAATGGCTGCATTGATGTGTGTGGACATTGATTTGGATGGAGAGGCTAAAAGCGGAGGTCTAGATGAAATCGATACTACTAAACTGAGtgctgtggatattgtggagaGAGAATTATGTGGAATCAGAGATGGCCGAGCTGATGGTCTGAGGTGGTTGGAACTTGAGGAACTTGACATTGATGATGATGTTCTTGTTTCTCTTGATTTGCCTAGTAAATTTCCT ACATTAATTGCACTAAGCCTGTGTGACAACAAACTCGAGAACGTTGAAGTAGTTGCAAAAGAAATTACCCAATTCAAGCACCTCAGAGCCCTATGGCTGAACAATAATCCAGTACTGGAGAGGGG AGACAGTTCTATGGCTGATACCATTCTTCAATGTTGCCCCGAACTGGAAATTTATAACTCACACTTTACTGCTAATTATGGTAAATGGGCACTTGGATTTTGTGGAGGAATATATCACAAAGAAAATTCTGGCCACAATCTCCAAGGTGACTGTCCATTCGAGAGTTTGACATCTTTAGACCTTTCAAATAGGAGCATACACAATCTCATCAACAAG GCATTTTCCCCTGCTGAATTGCCATGCCTTTCATATTTGAATCTTCATGGAAACCCATTAGATGAAAATTCAGTTGGTGATCTGCTGGACCTACTTGGAGTATTCAGCAGCTTACAAGCCCTTGAT GTTGATATTCCAGGCCCACTTGGAGATAGTGCTGTAGAAATTCTCGAGTCCCTTCCTCAACTTTCTTTACTGAATGGTGTTGATGCAGCCAGAATATCGGAGTCTGAGAAATCTGTGATTGATTCAATGTTACAACCACGGCTTCCAGAGTGGACAGCTGGTGAACCCATTTCTGACCGTGTTATTAGTGCAATGTGGCTATTCTTAATGACATACAGACTTGCAGATGAGGAAAAAGTAGATGAAACTTCTGTATG GTATGTGATGGATGAACTAGGTTCAGCTTTGTGGCATAGTGATGAACCAAATTTTAGTGTCTCTCCTTTTCTATACATGCCGGGGGGTGACCTAGCATCAGCTGTGAG TTATTCAATTGTTTGGCCTATTGCGAACATAGAAAGAGGTGATGAGTGCACTCGTGATTTCCTTTTTGGCATTGGAGAGGAAAAGCAGCGGTCTGCTAGACTTACTGCATGGTTCCATACCCCTCAAAATTATTTTATCAGA GAGTATGAGAAACAGAGGCTGAAATTGCAATCAAAGAAGTTTCATCCCCTGCCAGTTGTATCTTCTACAACAAAAGCATTGTACGGGAGTGATGGAACTGCCTTGCGCGTTTACACAGATATACCTCAAGTGGAGGAATTTTTGACCCGGCCTGAATTCATAATCA CATCTGAGCCAAAGGATGCAGATATTATATGGACAAGCATGCAGGTAGATGAGGAAATGAGGAAAGCTGTGGGCCTGAATGAGCAGCAGTTCATTAATCAATTTCCTTTTGAAGCTTGCCTTGTCATGAAACATCATTTAGCAGAAACTATTCAGAAG GCTCATGGATCTCCTGAATGGCTTCAGCCTACTTATAATCTTGAGACAGAGCTTACTCAACTCATTGGCGATTATTGCATCCGTGAAAGGGAAAGATTGAACAATTTATGGATATTAAAGCCATGGAATATGGCAAGAACGATTGATACTACTGTGACTGGAAATTTATCTGCAATTATCCGTCTGATGGAGACAGGTCCAAAAGTATGTCAGAAATATATTGAGCATCCTGCATTGCTCAATGGGAGGAAGTTTGATATTCGTTATATTGTTTTGGTGCGCAGCATGAATCCATTGGAAATTTTTCTTGCTGACACTTTCTGG GTTCGATTGGCAAACAACACTTATTCTCTGGACAAACATAGTCTTTTTGAGTATGAAACACACTTTACTGTTATG AATTACAGAGGAAGATTGAATCACATGAATACATCAGAGTTCGTTAAGGAGTTTGAGAAGGAGCATCATG TTAACTGGATGGATATTCATTCACGAGTGTCAAGGATGATCAGATCCATTTTTGAATCAGCAGCAGCAGTTCATCCAGAAATGCAGAGTCCAACATCAAGGGCCATTTATGGGGTGGATGTCATGCTTGACCGCCATTTCCAACCTAAAATATTGGAG GTGACGTACTGTCCTGACTGTACTAGGGCTTGCAAGTATGATACTGAACCAGTGATCAGGGCAGGAGGATTTGTTAAAGGCAGTGACTTTTTTAATTATGTGTTTGGCTGTCTTTTTCTAAATGAAACTGCTCATGTATCCCCATTGTAG